ACTACGAAATTCGTATTGCTAACATTCCCAATATTCAGTCTTAAAGCGATGTTATCCACAAAATCAAAAAATTTCCACTGGAATCCTTTAGTAGGATGATCAACACAAAATAAGACCTAAGATAATAATTATTGTCTTAGCAATGAAGTGAagtaaaagaaaatgaaaaccGGTGGtgttcatcatcattattacctTCACCATAATCAGTTTCTACAAAACGAATGAAGTTTTCGAGTTTGCTGTCTTTCTTAATTAACGCACGAAATGTCATTTATAACGCGACTTGAGAAACAGACAAAAAATCCATCCTTAAAAAGAACTATAGAAGTCGTAACTTGCTTATCAAGAACAAATTTGTGTGTTCAAACTTGAGTCATGCTTTTCTTGTGAGGGCCAATGAAACTAACCCTATGCTCGTAATGAAATAGTTTTGGTTATTTTTGAACCCATAAATTATTGGACGAAGGTTGAGTCCCTCAACCAAATCATAGATCTGAGAAATCTTAATACAATCTAAGTATTAACCCAACTCCTAACCACTtaaatttgattattttctgAACACCTAATAAATTAGTCCAACGAGTATTATTTGTGTTGTATGGAACCACACGAGAAAATTGCATTATTCATTCAACAATTACCTGCATAATAGGATACTTTGTCCATAATTCAGCCATAATACAACCAGCACCCCACATATCTACAGGCTTTCCATAATGGCGGTCATTTAGGAGAATTTCAGGAGGTCGATACCACAGAGTAACGACTCGTCCAGTATAACGTGTTGGGCGGTCAGGACGAATAGAGGCAACAGTGGTCCGAGCCAGACCAAAATCTGCTATTTTAAGAATACCGTTTTTATCAATCAAAATGTTTGCAGCTTTTAAATCACGATGGAGAACATTGTTTCTGGAACAAAAGGACAAATTATATCAATGTCGATGAGGACCCATTAGTACAAATTATGTAAACAGGCATATATGGAAGGGTTTAAACAGAGAGTGGATACAAACGACACCACAACATATTGCAGTATATGATTGGAGATCGTACAATTACCAACAACTAAACATGCATAATTAGATTGTTTAATACCAATCAAGTGCTGATAAAACCTATAAACATTTTTACCTACAAATACACTTGCATATTACTTTATGAACAATACATCACCTTTGAGTAGAAAATACACATACAAAAAACAAGACGAAAAAATTTTGAGTGAAAAAAGTTTACTCATATCTTAGCACAAATATAAAGTTAGTAACTAGTTGGACACAACTAACAACCAATATTGGGTATTAACACAAATATGTCGTCCTAATACAAAAAACCACTAATTGTAAAGATTAAGATAGACTTAGGTCACTACCTGGTACGTGTAGGAACTTCATTTGATAAACCAACTACACAGCTACTGCACAAAAAAACTGGGTTTATTAAAAAGAAGTAACATGAAACACCATACATCTAATGCATCTTTTGGTAACTGATTGCCTACGAGTTATGTTAACTTAATAAACTAAAAGAGCTGAGTTAATGCAAAAACTTTACCTGATTTTTTTGAAATCATCATTCTAGCTTTAGTGAAGATTTATCTagcaaaatgttttttttgacTACTGTCTTTGAGGTAGCCCAGTGAACCTAAAATTCCATGCTGAGATCTCATATAAAACCAACCTACTTCAAATAATGAGACTTCCTAGATGAGTGAACATCACACGCAACTACTTTACTCTCTAGTGTCGATCCAGGAGTGGATCAAACTAATTCATAAGCAATATTTTGGATGTACATGGAAAAAACATCCCAAAATGTTTGCATTAGTGACTAAGAAAATCAAGACTTAATTTTGCTTAATTCTTTGTCAAGTAGAACCATGCCATTTTCATACTGTATGTTGATAAGCGAGTATCATGGCAGATCAACCTCCGAAGTCAGACGACGAACGCGTTTTCACTGGAAGAATGTCTACGACAAATTTGAATAGTATGGAAATTAGGCGGCGCTGACGAACAGAACGTGGCGTCTCCAACTACTATCAGTCATGAATTGATCTGACACACTTAGCTCTGAGTTAAACTAAGGACTGATGGTACTACTGGCCTGTTAAATCGAACTATATAGTGAGCTTCTACCCTGCTACCTTTGGATTAGTAGTCAGTTTGTTTAGTCGCCAAGCACGTAATATAATCCTGTTCGTTCACGGGGTACTATAACTAAATAGAACATTGTAAGGTTTTGAGCGGCACATAGTAAGCGTGAGGTTAAGTTCCCTGTTGCATGAATCGAGACAAATTCTCGACCACCAAAGACCCGAAAAATCAGACATTACTTGAAATAGTATAGCAATAAAGATAAGGGTCCCAGAAAACTTACAGATGAAGGTAGAAAACACCGGTAAGCAGTTGTTTCATTATTGCTTTTTTGACTGGTTCAGTGAAATCAATCTGCTGACTTAAGCCAGCGAGATCATGATCACAAAACTCAAAGACAAGATAGAATTGTGGTTTGAACCCATTACCAGCATTCGCTGAGAATAGCGTGAGGTAGGAATAGGCTTACGTGGACTGTGGCATATTTCCTTTAAACACACTATATTTTCATGATTAAGGGATTGTAATATGCGTATTTCTCGTAAAGCAGTTATAGGGAACTTTAAAATTGAAGTGTTAAAAGCGCTACATACTCCTTCTTTTTCTTGTTCCATTCGAATTCGTTTCAGTGCAAAGTGCTGTTTCGTTGATTTATGCCTCACCTTAAAAACCTCCCCAAACGTACCCTGCCCGATCTTCTGTAGTCTGACATATTGATCAACTGGCTTGGTCTTCGATATCCCCTCCAGTTCTCTTTCTGCCATTGAAAAAAACTTTGTGTAGTCAGCTTGAAGATCTGACAGCAGCTCCGCTCGATAACCCTCATCTTGGAGCAAAGCCATGAGACGGTTCCGAAAAAATTTGATTTACCCCCCAACCTACAATGTTTTAATCTATAAACATATGCTCAATACCCAATAAACTAATTTTGATTCTAAACTTTCTTATTTTGAAATAGAAAGACGAAAGTCTGTATTTTTGCTTCTTTTCATGTGCTTGTGTTCGTTGGACCTTGTCCTAAACAAGTGAATATAAGAATATTGGTATATTCACATCTGTCATCAGACTTGGTAGTTATGTAGAGATATGATCCCGCGTTGAATATACGAGGGGCAGATGCGGAGAAAGCATATCCTGTTAAGGTGTCTGCTCACTTACTACTGCGTGCAAGTAGCGAAACGCCAACCGTAAACGATTTGATATTGATTTTCTGACTTTCTAATAATGCTCACTCTGATGATCAGACATATTAGTCTCGAAATCATTGTTTACTAAATGTAATATGAAAGCATGTTGATAATTTCCAGTAGAGTGCAAGGCGATAACATTGATAACTTCCAATGAGTGACTGGTGAAAAAAGAAGCCCAGCTTAGAGAACCATCCGCCTGGCATCCAAGATGTACGTTGAACTGATGTTCTAGTCAAGATAAATCACCTATTCGATTAATTAGTAATAAATCTTATTTTCCTATTGCTGTCTGGAGAGAAAAGGTTATGGATGGAACTACTGAATCTTCCTGGAGAAGAGTTTTGACTCCACTAGTCTCCTGTAATTATCTCGTGATACAGGCAAACAAAGTTTAAGGAATGTTCTTAAGGCCGTGGACATATTGTTTGTCATCAAATAATCCAGTTTTCATCACCTGTACTATGATTATTTTCCTGGCCATACCGCAGATAAAACTGAGCTCTTCAGGGGCAGTGAAATATATGGGTTCTAAAATCTTTCTCTACTACCTAGAACATTCTCGAACTGTCTTATTATTCTTGGTGGACCATTCTGAGGTCTAGCTGAGATGATAGACCCAAAAAGATAGGACTAAATCCCGGCTGCATTACCAGCCAAGCTGAAAGTATCTCTGTCTTAGGAGAATGATAATTTGATCTCGAATCATGACCACCTAGAactgacaaatcaatgacaCGCAATAGACGCGTTCAGTAAATAGGTTTCCTCTTTTAGATCACTTCTATCTGGTATTTCATCTCAAGTagattttctttctctttttgttTTATCTGTTACATAAGGATATTTAAAAGTCCAAGATAATCCGATTTGTAAGGTAGGGGTTGCTATGTTTAAAAATCATCAAATCGTAAGAAAATGACTTAAGTGTACACAAATTAGGCGATTGCATCACTCTGACACTGCTCCAGTGGATAAAGGCTATTAGCCGAATAATATGAGTAAGCCAGTTAAACTAGTGATAGTCTAAGAGACGCAAGATTACACCTGACGTGAAGAGAACGTTACGAAAAGTACATTTTTAGACCTAAACAATCTGTTTTTGATTATGCAATCCACCCTTCAAGGTTTAAAAGTCTATTTGCCACGCATTTGATGGAGTGAAATATTACTATACGTGGTTACCAAGTTCAACTAAGGCTGTCCTTTGCTTGACCGAAACATGTGAGTATGTGTTTATGTTATTCAAACCGTGGTTCATCACAGTCACAAAAATCCTACTGCAAAATGCGTTATATGGTTTACTTGTATATAAATCTTTCAGTAAATATCAGCAGCATTGAAACCATCCGTCCTTGTTTACCCCAAGGTTGAATGTGTCCTACAATGGTTTGGGCCATGGTAGATAATACCTGGCATAAATATGcaacatttaaaatgaaatccaAAAGTTTCATTCGCATAAAATTCGTGAACAGAAGAATTACCGCTGATTAGAAATTATATCCAGTCGCATGCGTAGTAGACTGAACGTAGTGTCACACCATATAATAAGTCTTACATATTACATCACTGACTACGTAATAACCATTTACGTATAGTTCGACTTCGAAAATAATGCTGTAGAATCAGTCTATCTCGTGTTTTGACAAGAATTATTCATTACTATTTTTCTTTAATATCGAATTTATTGGTCTTAAATCCTTTGGAAAAACCACACTTTCCGGTCCTTGAAATTAAGCACTTTCAGTTTGTGTAAAGCTGACGCTTAATTCGAGAGGCCATGTCACACAGTATTCGTGCTAGTATTTTGCTTTACAGTTTGCTTACGTCAATAGCCGAGTCCTTTTCCCTAATTTTCATTAAGTGTCATTATGCTAATAATTGGAATTGTTGTGAGTGAAAAGACTGAATAAAACAACTGACAACTAGCACCTGGCAGTGCTACTATCTGAAGGTTTTGCTTACGTattaacctcaaaatgaccgAAACCAAACTTCCAGTGTGATTATGTAAAAACGTATATGGTATTGATGCGAATTTATTTGTGCAAAATCCCTTTATAAATCGTGTTTAAaacgctgaattggttccacttcctacggagtaatcctattacaagcaaactagacaattcgcTAAAAACAAAGCCTGCTCAATACGCTATGAaatctaaaaataaaaaaggtcCAAATAGCTTCGAAGAAGAAGGGAAGCAGCCAGTTGTAttagaatactgttttcagcactacATTTTATAATCACACATAATTCCGTACTTTCAGCTTCTTTCTGAACCACCTTCATTTATATACTTCCTTATCCACTAATACCTCGTGCACACATATTTCCTCCAACAAATCAGAGTGCTCTTGCTTAATAAGTGCTAAATAACAGAGAAATAGACTAAGCTGTTATACTCTAACTATTCACCCATGAATATTGTATGCTCTGTTTCTCGTCCTTCCTTTTCTTACACCCTTTTTCAGCCCCCTTGAGATacgccaccgaaaacagatatggaacgGGTGACTTTGTCCTGCACCAtaattaaagcctcagatattccggaggCATATAAGGTTGAAGCTTCTAagagcccccaacttcgcatagatctattctcgaccatcagttgtatgtcgAAGCACCACCTTCATAAAGCGCGTCAATTAAGATATTGACAACATGTTTCTGACTAAAACCATCTACACttatatcttataaaatatcaacccagctgagtaatttactacaatgaaaattcaaacattttacagatttgatcttgcctgtaaactggtatgcctcatgtaacaaactgttatagctcttaaccacatataatctgacttgtctcttctaacctttaccattagttatcttcatagtagtacgatatattaaatggatatctaacccataatacaaatgctattaccatctgatttgcttgtaacatggaacttgtagagacagtgtattccaaatatggtccttgattaaagcaatattcatactgaccacaaacgtaagagagcctaacatcataaaaggagggagggtggcgttactgaccagcaaacatgatggtggggagataatctcaatccacccgtgtctgtggggcagaacatattaattacggctccttatgtctagtgggatgtcacgaaccaatggtattgatgcgaaattattcatgcaaaatatcactttaaatcatgttaaaaaaagctgaattggttccacttcctactgagtaatcctattacaagcaaactagacaattggctaaaaacgaagcccactctataccctataaaatctaaaaacaaaaaaagagagttcaaacagcttctaaagtaaagggagacagtcatttgtatcggaatactgttttcagcactttattttataattacacatttCCATatttccttctgaactaccttcatttatacagttccttatccactcataccttgcccacacttatttttctttaacacattagtatgttcttacctaataagtacttcagtaacagacaaatagactaaatggttataccttaactattcctccatgaatgttgtgtgctctgctttttgtccttcctttatcttacacctttttcagcctcctgcagatactccaccgaaaacagatatggcacgggtgacttcgtcctacaccattattaaagcttccgatattctggagggatataagttcgaaacttctaaaagcccccaacttcgcatagatctattctcgaccatcagttgtatgttgcaacgctacctccataaagtgcgccaagtgtgatattgacatgttccttacgaaatccatttacattcatatattatgaaatatcaacccagctgagtaattctgaatagtgaaaattgtaacttctttaacaatttgatcttgcctgtaaatcGGCATGCCTCatataacaaactgttatttgagaataaattacgATTATcaatatttgagaataaattattattactattattaaataaAGGTCCATATGCCCGAGATTATGAAATATAAACTGACTGGTTATCGTGGGACATTTGTTGTTGCTGTTATTATTACCTTTTCAAGCAAACTGCTAAATCTATTTTCAGCACGTTCATCTCAAACACTATCCGTTGCAGTTAATTGACCATCAAACGGTTCCAGTGCAGGTTGTTTCACTCTACCTTCAGACATAGAAAACTCGCACAGAACGTCTCATATGAAGGTAAATTTGGAATGACTTTTTTTACCCTGGATATTTAGGCTCACTCCAAGCGTTTTCTGTCAGAAGAATGACTTAAGTATTAAGGGGGAATAAGTCTCCAAAATACGACATGTTTCATAACGTCTATATCTGGTGGCTGGCTAGTACCTTCCAGTGTATCTACGCTAACACCACAACCTCAAAAGACTTAGGGAAGTTATCAGAAGGGTGTTTTTGTGGAGTTTGTAGTAAATTAATAGTTCAGTTCATGAGttagttaaagctagaccattatgggaaacccccttctgatattaaaaatcATGTGCTAACAAATGGCTTGCTTCAAGAGGTGTTTtctgtagttctagtgagaaaccgcgaacagtggagttcaaccaggtctgttgtgagatattaacttactgaagacaatggtgaacagtGGCACAATTTCtagggttggttgaagttaaacataaacaccCTTTGATGTCGGCTCAACGGTTTAGAGGTTAGACGTATGCGCGCGAGACAGAAGGTCCTGGCTTCAAATCTCGAGAGCGGGATCATGAGtacgcactgccgaggagtcacatactgtgatgagacggccgtccaatgcctacaggttttccatagtgatatagctttaattgactcttCAACTCAACTCTAATGGAAGTGAAAGTGCTTTTCGGGTATTGTGTCAAGATTAGCTAACTAAAAATAGCGTCTGTAGTCCTCTCGTTATACGACACTGATAACTACCTGGTTTGTCTTGTATCTGTCGTCAGAAATAAATTCTGCACATGTTTAGCGGAAACGCCATGAAATAACCTATGTACTCAACTAGTTCATCAGGAGAGACGGAGATTGAGAGACTACACATTTATTATCTGCCCTAGGTGACAGGTTGTCGCTGTTTATTTCAACTTTTAGTGTATATTCTACCTGTAAGGCGTCGGGTGGTTTCAAATAATGTGACCCTGACTAAAATCACCTTGAATCTGTAActgtgcaaacttcgtggtagtGATCCTTCGCTTGCTAATCTATCGTTACTTGTGAGATCACCTCATATTGAGAATCCATTTTCTCCAGTTATCATCATGGTTTCAAGACGTAACACTCCTCTATCAAGAATATAGTAACTACGCTAAGCAGGTGGGCCTGTGACCGCATCTAATTGTTTCGACTTCCGAGTGTGGTTGACCTCTTGAATAGCTTTCATTTGCGTCAGAATTTCTACTTCTAAGTCTTTCGTTACGAATATTTATCCACCACATTTCGATTAAAACGTATAGGCTTCGTTGGAGCTGACTTGCAAAATCTAAACCCAGTTACCTTTATGACCTGTTGCCTAACACATACTTCGTGTAAATAGTTCATTATTACTgatatgaaaaacaaatcaacataCTTCGTGATTTTTACTCCGTTATGTAGAATTCAGTTGGTCATATTTTTATCTTTGTGTCAATGAAATTGCAATATTTGGCTTTCTCAGAAATTTTCACTGTTTAGTGGGTGAATGCTACATATAAGATAATGGTCTTCGATGAGGATTTTATTTCAATCATCTAAAGTTAGTTACATATTTTCCAACCCATGGTTATTCAACAAATCAGTCCAGCCCTTTCTGATGAGggagtattatttattttcctcACCTCTGTATGCCATGTTGGATTCTGCTTCGTTTAAAAGTCGATTTTGCTTGAGTTTTGTTTTTTTGCAGTTATTTGTGTTCTAGAAGACCCAAATATGCTAATTTACACTACGATAACACTGTATGTTATTTTAGGTGAGATTAACTTTTTTCAAAAAACTAATTATACAGCAAAGCAATAGAATAACGTAAAAATCCACTAAGTTCCCCAGCTATTTCGAGATCCATGTAAGTTATCAAATAACAGAGTAGGGCATGATGTCACTGTTGTTCATTTGGCCATACATACATAgtcgtttattcttgttctgtgttcACAAGCATGCTTATTAAACTCGCgtttcctttatttctattccGTTGTTTTCTTCTATTCTTTTCTTCGAAATCAAgtcaatattcttctcaattacacagaacttgattaataattattattttatcatcatttttttcttttcccttcctttttattttaatatggtAAACGTTATTCTAACATTATCGACACTTGCATATCATTGCATTTCTGAAGAAAACTGAAAtagtttcttcacaacacttatgtacccactagatgtttgtgaataataacaataataataatgaggacTAAAGGCAATCCAAAAACAAAATTTCCTTTTCCATGGTATCATTTACTGGAGTTATACATTCGCGTTTACAATTAATTACTCTCACAAGTATGACTAATTGGTGTCCTAACTCTGTGGGTTACAGTCAGTCAAAAATCCTCATGTTTGATCACAGGTCACAGAAGATGAGAAAGTGAAGTAGGTAGCTGTTAGAAGGGGTGGGTCAAATAAAATGATGACTACTATACCGAAAATCGAGGAGAATAGTCAAAAGATGAAAAGAATTCTCTAATTCCATTTAATATCTCACTATCGAAAGACAGTATGACACAGGAGAGTGAAGTCCCCAGTAGGTAACAGTGTGACAAATACTGCCACTTGTTTAGTCTGGGTACCACTCTAGCGAAGTTGTACAACTTGTATATGGGCCCGACTACAATGAAAAATCAAACGACCTCCACCAATAGTAACCCTGAAATCAGTAAATGTGAAAGAAGAGTCTATTGATGTCTCAGAGACTGGTAGTTAGCTAGTTTTATCACACTTATGCATTGGAAACCATAGTTTTTAGGAGAGGCTGGAAGAAAACCGTCAAGGACCAGTGAGGAGCACTGTTGTTCGTGGGGTACCTGAGCCGATATATGTTCGCACAGGCAAAGATGAAGTGCAAGATACAAAACAGTGACGGCGGGTATTATGCAGCCGAGGCGTGCATCTCCGTACCTTCTCACCCGTCACACATCATGACAACCAAGCTTTTCCGTCTGATGGTTGTAAACTTCAGAAATCAAGAGGGCCTAGCTGAGGTCTTTCAAGATTGGTAGAACTAGATGAACGATATTTGCGGCCGTATCAAAGGTTGATTATACAGCCTGATGCTATCACTACGGGATTGTCCTTTACAACCATTAAGACAGACATACGGTTTGACCTCAAAGTTAAAAATCTTGTCGCGATCATCTTTTCAGAGGATAAATAACTGTCTTATAACGAGTATAAGGGTTGACGACAATTAGATTGATTGGACTGAGGAACGAATCTTGCAATGACAGACCACAGAACTCGAGTTTATTCTCACTGAGACACGGAAGTTTGAGAGGGGGCCTGATGATGTAACAAAATACCAAGTATGCCAAGCTATCTCAGAGAAAATACTTTGTCAGAATCTCACCGTCAAGCTGCTCAAGACATCTTGAAAAATTGAGCACCAGAGAGCGAAAACACAGGTAACCCCCCACCTTCTTTTATTAAAAGTCCCCTGTGTCCGGAATGCTTTCTCAGACAAAGTGACCACAACACTCAGTGAACACCAAATACTTCTCCCTGAATCACTATTTCTCTTAGATAAGCTATGCCTCATTAACATATCGCAATTCTTCTACCCCTGTAGCTATCATTAACTATCAGCCTAATCCTTCCCCTTTTTTTATCATTTCCATTTGCCCGTTATCCTTACAGTCATGTGTGTTCATATCTTTGCACAACTGATTGATTACCTAATTTACTGCTATTAACCATCGTCTGATCATCACTCTTCCGAATTTGGACGTGTTTCATTATCTTTACTCTGTAagctgaagatacgactagttttctagtttgacaactagcaaccagtaatACCTTCTATATTCAAAGCTTTCCCCAACCgaatgaaatcagaagtcagatgcgaagagatcggaaagatatatttgatatgttatcaatatatcgagaagcgtttgctctaagctggctagtgaacgtaggagctgtgtcccacgctggttcgtaacgtgatctggtgtggatgcatgaccgatcgccttcagttaaacaagtccatttaaaacaatgtggtcagcatccaatgtcgaacacttaatgagctattgattttggggaattatttacagctacaaagcAAATACACCCTGACTGGTATTGTGACAGCTACGGATTACAGAGACCTACTATCCTGCAACTACCACGCTTAAACAGATtacaaaatacaaaatataactaCTGCAATCACTAAAACCAGTACAGTTTAGTGGGTAGATTGCGCACTGTAGATGCCACTAGTGACTTGGATCTGAGCAGCAACAACagagagtcagtcagtcacaacgtagaacttagtAAGTGCGtaaatcagttcgagttgccataccacatttgCACAGAAAtgaagttgttgattcaaatcccatagtcgtagaagtagtaggagtataagcaataatatgaaagattagggtttgaaggtgTTATCGAatgagtataatccaatgaaataaatttgaaaagagaaaaaggataggggcatgaagaattcagaagactagaatttagtagaacataaagagtggatgcacctttgccattgcaaacgattttgagccatgtcattcaaagtctctaaccatcggttgctatcatctcgcgtcAAAAATACCCCACAAAAAGGCCATGCGTGACCGACTTCAAGCAGCTGTCCTTTgtgcactgcggtcacgctctcaggtcgttaagaccaacattaatccctcaaaaaatacccttccacggtgtgggcagccgggaagttatattagccctcatacccgtaaccgcacacaagaccaagttggtcattTTCAAATCCTTCCTGCACCTAATaactcttatctccacgactaacctttcccacgtccttttatcgcctCGCACCaatagggcaaacgattcgagtacacggaacgttattcctggtctcctgaaaccactcTCTAAACTTCATGTAGGAACGTTTagtgtccgaacattgtgccaaataggacaacaggcttccttagctaggactttagattcttacaccatcgatgtgtgctgtgTCTctgaaacgcgcatacaagatccgagtagcgtcattcatttgacctcaccatgtcgtaataaaaaacaaattcgtttcacgcttcgtgtatctggaagccctgatgctgcttctcgtggcctcgctggcgtagATATAGATTGAGTCCTAGGGTagaactacttacttacttacttacgcctgttacccctcgtcgaggagcataggccgctcaccagcattctccatctaactctgtcctgaaccttcctttccagttctttccagttgctattcatccttttcatatcggcttctatttcccggcgtagtgtgttctttggccttcctcttttccgcctcccttccggattccaagttagggattgagtcgtgatgcacattggtgatttccttaatgtatgtccgatccacttccaacgtcttttcctaatttcctcttcagctggaaactggttcaccctctcccataaaacgctgttactgatagtatccggccaatggatgttgagtattttgcgtagacaactatttataaatacttgtaccttcctgatgatgatcgtagtagttctccacgtttcagctccatacagtaggactgtcttgacgttcgtattaaagattctgaccttgaaattggttgacagttgttttgagttccatatgttcttcaattgtaaaaatgctgtccttgctttgccaatcctcgcctttacatttgcatccgatcctccttgtttatcaacgatgctccccaggtacttgaatgtttccacctcttccagagtttcgccatcaagtgtgactgggttggtgttctctgtgttgcatttgagaatcttgtttttcctttgtgaatgtggaggcctatcgatgcagaggctgctgctacatttgcggtcttcagctgcatttgttcgtgtgtatgagataggagggctaggtcatctgcgatgtctaaatcatctaattgattctgagctgtccattgtattccgtatttcccgtcagatgtcgaattcttca
This genomic interval from Schistosoma mansoni strain Puerto Rico chromosome W, complete genome contains the following:
- a CDS encoding serine/threonine kinase — its product is MALLQDEGYRAELLSDLQADYTKFFSMAERELEGISKTKPVDQYVRLQKIGQGTFGEVFKVRHKSTKQHFALKRIRMEQEKEGFPITALREIRILQSLNHENIVCLKEICHSPPNAGNGFKPQFYLVFEFCDHDLAGLSQQIDFTEPVKKAIMKQLLTGVFYLHLNNVLHRDLKAANILIDKNGILKIADFGLARTTVASIRPDRPTRYTGRVVTLWYRPPEILLNDRHYGKPVDMWGAGCIMAELWTKYPIMQGDNEISQLNLIINLCGSITPEIWPGVERLETFREARLPQDIKRHVREKLTPKISSLAAVDLIDQLLVLDPSKRLDAEQALSHDYFYEDPPVGDLRSFSKSGTSYLEFLSSNNARGRMLQGANRPGIVRGPVVGPGQQMNYLNGPGIMHPNRRLPLPDDNSYYERVF